In Amycolatopsis sp. FBCC-B4732, the genomic stretch GAGACCACCGTGCTCGCGGGCCGTCCCGAACACCGCGACGCGATCCTCGAGGACCACGAGCGCGCCGCGGCCGACTGCATGTTCGTCTGCGTGTCCCGCTCGCTGTCCGACCGGCTCGTCCTCGACCTGTGATCCCCGCGGAGGCCACCGTGACCACCCTCGAAACCGCCTGCCCGGTCCACGACGGAGACCCGTTCAGCCGTGCGGTCCTGGAGAACCCGCTCCCGCTGCACGCGGAACTCCGCGACGCCGGACCGGTCGTGCGCCTGCCTCGCTACGACGTCTACGCGGTCGCCCGCCACGAGCAGGTGCACGCCGCCCTCACCGACTGGCAGCGGTTCCAGTCCGCGGCGGGCGTCGGCCTGGCGAACTTCCGCACGGAGAAGCCGTGGCGGCCGCCGAGCCTGCTCTTGGAGGCCGACCCGCCCCGGCACGACGCACCCCGGCGGGTGCTGAGCAAGGTCCTGGGCCCCCGCGCGCTCCGGCACCTGCGCGAAAGGTGGCTGGCCGACGCGGAAGAACTCGTCGGCCAAGTCCTCGCCGACGGCCCGCGGTTCGACGCCGCCACGGCGTTGTCCCACGCGTTCCCGCTGCGCGTTTTCCCCGACGCGGTGGGCATTCCGGCCGACGGACGCGAGAACCTGCTGCCGTACGGCGACCACGCGTTCAACGCCTTCGGCCCGGACAACGACCTCGTCGCGCGAGGCGCGCCCCGGGTGCCGGAACTGTCGGGCTGGGTGAGCGAGCAGTGCCGCCGCGAGGTCCTCGCACCGGAGGGCTTCGGCGCGGAGATCTGGGCGGCCGGCGATCGCGGTGACATCACGCACGAGCAGGCTCCGCTGATCGTGCGGTCGTTGCTCACGGCCGGGGTGGACACGACCGTGCACGCGCTTTCCGCGGTGCTGCACGCATTCGCCACGCACCCGGACCAGTGGCGGCGGTTGCGTGAGAATCCGGGCCTGGCGCGGGTGGCGTTCGACGAGGCGGTGCGCTGGGAGTCGCCGGTGCAGACGTTCTTCCGCACGACCACGACCGAGGTGCGCGTCGGCGACGTCCGGATTCCCGGGGGCCACAAGGTTCTGATGTTCCTCGCCGCGGCCAACCGCGACCCACGCCGGTGGAGCGACCCCGACGCGTTCGACCTTTCGCGCGATCCGTCGGGTCACGTCGGTTTCGGCATGGGACTGCACCAGTGCGTCGGCCAGCACGTCGCCCGCCTCGAAGCCGAGGCGCTCCTGACGGCACTGGCCCGGCGCGTGACGACGATCGAGCTCGCCGGAACACCGGAGCGGCACCTGAACAACACGCTTCGCGCGTGGCGCTCGCTGCCGGTCCGGGTGCGCGCTGATCGAGCTCCCGCGTGAACTCCCGGCACGGCGGCTACTTCCGGGCGGCGGCGACCTTCTTGCGAGGTGCGCGCTTGCGGGGCGCCTTGGCGGGCTCGGCGTCCTGCGCCTGGGCGGCGTCGTAGGCGGCGATCACCTCGGAGGAGAGCCGGCCCCGCTCGGAGACTTCGTAGCCGTTGGTGTTGGCCCAGGCGCGGATCTGCTGGTTGCGCTCGCGGTCGGAAGCGGTCGACTGGCCGGTCGCGACGCGGACCTTGCGGCCGCCGGTGCGACGGGCGGCGTCGATGTAGCGGGCGAGTCCGCCGCGCAGGGCGGCCGCGTTGCCGTCGGAGAGGTCGATCTCGTAGGTGACGCCGTCGAGGGAAAACGGGATGGTGTGGGCGGCGGGGGTACCGTCGATGTCGTCGAGCATCTCGACGAGGACCTTCTGGGCCATTCCTGCTCCTTGCGGCGGTATATACCAGTAAGTGAACGCGCGAATTTCGCGGTCCCCGTCAAGTGTATACACAACTTTCCCGCCGAGGAAATTGGTTCGTTCCGCCGGTTGCACGAATCCGGGAAACGCGCCGCGGGCCTGATCGGCGAATTCCCGTCGGGCACGAACAACCGGCACGCGGCGAAAACGGTGCCTTTTCCGCATCGGGTTCCGGGTCGCGATGTTCACCGGGCCGCGTGCCGGGGGCGACCGGCTCCGCGACGAACAGGCCGATGACGGCGCCGAGGGGCAGGCTCGGGCCGAGCGCGGCGGACGCCACCGCGCTACCCGACCGCGGGCCGCCGGGTGACGGACAAGTACTTGACAAGCCCGCGGGCGCCGTTCAATCTCTCTAATTAACCGTACGGTACATACCTGACCGGGTGGTACCTGGACTGCGACGGCGCACCCGCGGAGGAGATTGACGTGACCGATCGTCCGGATGGCGCAGTGGGCGCCCCGCCCGCGGGCCGGCCCGCCAAGGCGGCCTTGGCCGCGTGGATCGGCAGCGCGCTCGAGTACTACGACTTCTTCATCTACGGCACGGCGGCCGCGCTGGTCTTCAACAAGATCTTCTTCCCGGCCTCCTCGCCCGCGACCGGCACGTTGCTGGCGCTCTCGACCTTCGGCGTCGGCTACGTGTCGCGGCCGCTCGGGGCGCTTTTGCTCGGGCACCTGGGGGACAAGTTCGGCCGCAAACGCGTGCTGCTGGCGACGTTGCTGCTGATGGGAGTGTCCACTGTGCTCGTCGGCTGCCTGCCGGGCTACGGGACGCTGGGCGTGGCCGCGCCGATCCTGCTGGTCGCGCTGCGGTTGCTGCAGGGCCTGTCCGCCGGCGGGGAGCAGGCCAGCGCGAACTCCATGAGCCTCGAACACGCCCCCGAGCACCGGCGCGCGTACTACACGAGCTTCACCCTCAGCGGCACGCAAGCCGGGCAGATCCTGGCGACCGCGGTGTTCCTGCCGGTGGCCGCGTTGCCGCAGGAAGCCCTGCTGTCCTGGGGCTGGCGGGTGCCGTTCTGGCTCAGCGCCGTCGTGGTGCTGGTCGGGTACTACATCCGGCGTTCGCTGGAGGAGACGCCGGTGTTCCAGGAGGAGGTCGCGAGCGGCGAGGTGGTGAAGCTGCCGCTGGCCGTGCTGCTGCGCGACCACTGGGCCGACGTCCTGCGCGTGGTCGTGGCCGCCCTGATCGCTTCCGTCAGCACGATCTTCACCGTCTACGCGCTCAGCTACGCCGTGAACACGGTGGGCCTGAGCAAGACGCCGATGCTGTGGGTCGGCGTGCTGGCCAACGTCGCCGCCGTCGTCTCGATCCCGTTGTGGGCCAAGTTCTCCGACCGCTTCGGGCGCAAGAAGATCTTCATGGCCGGGTCGCTGGGCTGCGCGATCCTGATCTTCCCGTACCTGGGCGCCATCGCGGCCGGCAGCTACCTCTGGATCTTCGTCGTCGGCATCGGGATGTTCGGCATCGTCTACACGGCCACGAGCGCGGTGTGGCCGTCGTTCTACGGCGAGATGTTCCCCGCGCGGGTCCGCCTGTCGGGTACCGCGATCGGGACCCAGATCGGGTTCGCCATCAGCGGGTTCCTGCCGACCATCGCGGTCGGGGTCACCGGGACGGGCCACGGCGCGTGGGTGGGCGTCGCCGTCTTCACCGCCGCGCTGTGCCTGGTCAACGTGATCGCCGTGGCCACCGGGAAGGAGACCTTCCGGGTGCCGACCGCGCGGCTGGGCCTCAAGGACCCGGCACCCGAGCGGAGCGGGACCGGCGTCCCGCGGTGAGCGGCTTCGAGGTCTACGCGCTCTGCTACGGACGGCGGACCGGGTACCGCGGCGAGCACTTCCTGGGCCACGGCCGGGATTCCGCGGAACCCCACCCGACCGCCTACTACGTCTGGCTGGCGGTGTCGCCGGAGCACACGGTGCTCGTCGACGCGGGCATCCGGGCCGAACGCGCGCGGGAGGTGGCCGGGCTCGAGTACGTCGAGCCCGGCCGGCTGCTCGCCGAACTCGGGGCGGCGCCGGACATCGTCGTCCTCACGCACCTGCACTACGACCACTGCGGCACGGTGGCCGACTTCCCCGGCGCGCGGTTCGTGGTCCAGCGGTCCGAAGTGGACTACTGGACCGGTCCGTGGGCCGAGCGGATCGAGCGGGAACGGTGGCTGCTCGACGAAGTCGCCCTCGACCACCTGCGGGCCGGGCCGCTCGACCTCGTCGACGGGGACGCCGAGGTCGTGCCCGGGCTCAGCGTCCACCTGGTCGGCGGGCACACCGCCGGGATGCAGGTCGTCCGCGTCGAGACGGCCGCCGGTCCGGTCGTGCTGGCCTCGGACGCCGCCCACTTCCACGAGAACCTCGACGACGACCGCCCGGCCCCGCTGCTGCACTCGATGCCCGGCGTGTACGGCGCTTTCGACCGGGTTCGCGCACTGGCCGGCGCCGGTCCGGTCGTCCCGGGGCACGACCCGGAAGTGCTCACCCGGTACCCGCCGGTGGGGGACCGGATCGTCCGGCTCAGCGGGTCGTCAGGTAGCTGACCAGCATGTCGGCGACCATGCGGCGGTGGTGGTCGCGGTGGACGGGGTCCAGCATGTCGCGGTCGAAGATGGCGTTGAACGTGTAGCGGTTCGCCGTCCGGAACACGCAGAACGCGCTGATGGCCATGTGCACGTCGAGCGCGTCGACGTCGTCGCGGAACTGCCCGGCCGCCCGGCCGCGCTCGAGGATCCGGGTGAGCACGTCGAGGGCCGGGTTGGCCAGGTTGGACAGCGCGTTCGACCGGGCGATGTGCTCGGCGCGGTGGATGTTCTCGATGCTGACCAGCCGCACGAAGTCCGGGTGGGACTCGTGGTGGTCGAAGGTGAGCCCGGCGAGCTGCCGGATCGCCTCGGCGGGGTCGAGGTGGTCGACGTCGAGGTCCTGCTCCAGCGAGCGGATGACCGTGTATGCCCGTTCGAGCACTTCGACGAACAGCTGGTCCTTGTTGGTGAAGTAGTAGTAGATCATCCGCTTGGTGGTGCGGGTCTTCGCGGCGATCTCGTCCACGCGGGCGCCGTCGAAGCCCTTCTCGGCGAACTCGCGGGCGGCCGTGTCGAGGATTTCGGCACGCGTCCGGTCGGCGTCGCGGATGCGCTCGGGCCCGCGCTTCGCGGCGACGTTCGAAACCTCATCGGGCGATGGTGCTGCCACGGCCTTCCTTCCTCGCGCCGGCTGTTGTGCCCACTCTAGGGTGCCGCGGGCTCTTCACGGGGCCGACGCCATGAGGTACAAATAACGTACTGGTTCGTACATTAGGAGTGCCCGGTGTCCCTGTCTTCGGCTGTCGAGGCGATCCGCGTCCACGCTGGGCGGGCGGCGCCGGGCACGCTGCTCACCGGGCTGATCGGCACGGGCATCGGGCCGTCGCTGAGCCCGCCGCTGCACGAGGCCGAGGCCCGCCGGCTCGGGCTGGAACTGGGGTACGCGCGGTTCGACCTCGACGACCACGGGGTGCCCGCCACCGCCGTCGGCCCGATGCTGGCGGCGGCCCGGGACGCGGGGTACCGCGGGCTCAACATCACGCACCCGTGCAAACAGGTGGTGCTCGGGCACCTCGACGAGCTGTCGCCCGACGCCGCCGCGCTCGCCGCGGTCAACACCGTCGTGTTCCGCGACGGCCGGTCGATCGGGCACAACACCGACTGGTCCGGCTTCGCCAGCGGCCTGCGGACCGGGCTGCCCGACGCGCCCCTCGGGTCCGTCGTGGTGCTCGGCGCGGGCGGGGCCGGCGCCGCGGTGGCGTACGGCTTGCTCACCGCCGGCACGGCTCGAATCCACGTCTTCGACCTGGACACCGGGCGGGCCCGCGAACTCGCCGCCACGCTCGCGGGCCGCTTCGGGACCGGCCGCGCGGCGGCCGGGACGGACCTCTCGGCGGCCGTCGGCGCGGCGGACGGGTTCGTGCACGCCACCCCGACCGGGATGGCCGCCCACCCGGGGCTGCCGCTGCCGGCCGAACTGCTGCGGCCCGGCCTGTGGGTCGCCGAGGTGGTCTACCGCCCGCTCGAAACCGAGCTGGTCCGGGCCGCCCGCGCGGTCGGCGCGCGGGTGCTCGACGGCGGCCGCATGGCGGTGTTCCAGGCCGCGGAAGCGTTCCGCCTGTTCACCGGCGCGGAACCCGACGCCGGGCGGATGCTGCGCCACCTCGCCGTGCTCACCGGAAACCCACCCCTGGAAAGGCAACCCGCCGATGTCCTCGACTGAACCCCGCCGCTCGATCGCCACGGTCTGCCTGTCGGGGACCCTGGCGGACAAGCTGACCGCGGCCGCCCGCGCCGGGTTCGACGGGGTGGAGATCTTCGAGAACGACCTCATCGCCTCGTCGTGGTCGGCGAAGGAGATCAGCGAACACTGCTCCGAACTGGGGCTGTCGATCGACCTCTACCAGCCGTTCCGCGACTTCGAAGCCGTCCCGCCGGACGTGCTCGCGCGGAACCTCCGGCGCGCGGAGCTCAAGTTCGACGTCATGGAGCAGCTCGGTGCCGGCACGATGCTGGTGTGCTCGTCGGTGTCCCCGGACGCGGTCGACGACGACGAACTCGCGGCCGAGCAACTGCACCTGCTCGCCGAGCGCGCCGCGGCCCGGGGGATCCGGATCGCCTACGAAGCCTTGGCGTGGGGCCGGTTCGTCAACACCTACGAGCACTCGTGGCGCATCGTGCGCCGCGCCGCCCACCCCGCGCTGGGGCTGTGCCTGGACAGCTTCCACATCCTGTCGCGGGGCAGCGACCCGGCCGCGATCCGCACGATTCCCGGCGAGAAGCTGTTCTTCCTGCAGCTGGCCGACGCGCCGCGGCTGCAGATGGACGTCCTGCAGTGGAGCAGGCACCACCGCCTCTTCCCCGGCCAGGGCGCGTTCGACCTGACCGCGTTCACCGGGCACGTGCTGGCGGCGGGCTACCGCGGACCGCTGTCGCTCGAGGTGTTCAACGACGTCTTCCGCCAGGCCGACCCGGCGCCGGCCGCCGTCGACGCGATGCGGTCCCTGCTCGCGCTGCAGGAAACCCTCGGTGTCACGGACGTCCCGCCCGCACCGGAGCTCGCCGGGCACGCGTTCGTCGAGCTGGCCGTCGACGACGTGTCGGAGCCCCGGCTCGCGGAGGCGCTGAGCGGGCTCGGGTTCGCCGAAACGGGCCGGCACCGGTCCAAGCCGGTCCGGTTGTGGCAGCAGGGTGACGCGCGGATCCTCTTGAACGGCAACGCTTCCGGCCCACGGGGGAGTGCGTCCGTCGGCGCGGTCGCGGTGGAGAGCGCGGACCCGGTCGGCTCGGCCCGGCGGGCCCAGCGGCTGCTCGCCCCGCCCCTGCCGCGCGACCACCGCGCCGGCGAAGCCGACCTGTCGGCGATCGCCGCCCCGGACGGGACGTCGGTCTTCTTCTGCCGCACCGGCGCCGAAACCGGCGACAGCTGGCTCGGCGACTTCACCGTGACCGAGCCGGCCGGCCCGGGCACGGGCGTGACGAAGATCGACCACCTGGCGCTGGCCCAGCCGTTCGACCACTTCGACGAGGCGGCGCTGTTCTACCGCGCGGTGCTCGGCCTGGAGCCGGAGCCGGTGACGGAGTTCGCGGCGCCGTTCGGGCTGGTCCGCAGCCGCACGGTCGCCGACCCGGCCGGCCGGGTGCGCATCGCCCTCCAGTCGGCGTTGCTCCGCCGGGGCGACTGGGCGCCGAAAGTGCGGGAACCGCAGTGCGTCGCGTTGAGCACGGGCGACGCGCTGGCGAGCGCACGCCGGATGCGTGAGCGGGGCGCGCCGCTGCTGGAGATCCCGGGGAACTACTACGACGACCTCGACGCCCGGCTGGCACCGGAGCCCGCGCTGCTGGCCGCCCTGCGCGAGCAGTCGGTGCTCTACGACCGCGACGAGCACGGCGAACTGCTGCACTTCTTTACGGTGGTGCTGGGCGGCCGCGTGTTTTTCGAGGTGGTGCAACGGATCGGCGCTTACGCGGGCGACGGCGCCGCGAACTCCCCGGTCCGCATGGCCGCCCACCGGCGGCAGCGCGAAGCCGGCGCCTGAGTTCCGCGCGGACGCCGTCCGTAACCCGCGTCCCCGAGCCGGCGCAGCAGGTCGTCGCGAGCCGGGTAGCCGGCCCGGCCACCGTGGTTCGCTAGCCCGGGCCGCGCCTGAGCCCGTCCAGCATCACGATCGTCAGGTAGTCGTCCGGGCGGGCGCCGGGGCGGCAGACGATCGTGCTCAGCAGCCGCTGGGCTTCCGGCAGGGGGATGTCCGCGCGCAGCGTGCCCTCCCGCTGGGCGCGCACGATGACGTCGGCCAGCAGCGAGTCGACCGTGTGCTCGAGCTCGGCCTGCGTCTCGTCCTCGGGCAGCAGCTCGGTCAACGACTTCGCCAGCGCCAAGGGCAGCGTCGCGCAGTGCCCGATGATCGCCAGCAGTTCCGCCCAGGCCGTCTCTTCGCGCTCGCGGGCCCCGCGCGCGAAGTCCGCCAAGTCGCGCAGGGCGCCGGCGCCGATTTCCCAGGCGAGGGCGCGGCGGTCGGGGAAGTGCCGGTACAGGGTTCCGACGCCGAGGCCGGCCGCTTCGGCGATCTCGCACATCGGCACGTCCGGCCCGCGCTCGGCGAACAGCCGCACGGCGTGCTCGACGATCCGCTCGCGGTTGCGCACGGCGTCCGCCCGCATGACCGGCCTCCTCCCAAAACGGAATCCTGGATTCATCTTATGCTACGTTCGCGGCACAAGGTGAATCTGATATTCCGGTTGGAGGCGGCATGCGGATCGGGCTCTACGCGACCGGTCAGGCGGGACTCGAGGGGATCGTCGAGGACATCGCGGCGGCGGAACGGCTGGGGCTGGACAGCGCGTTCCTCCCGCAGCTCACGGCGTGGGACGCGCTGACCGTCGCGGCGCTGGCCGGGCCGCGCGTGCCGCGGATCGGGCTGGGCACCGCGGTCGTGCGGACCTACGCCCAGCACCCGCTGGCACTGGCCGGCCAGGCGCTCACGGCGCAGGCGGCCACCGGCGGGCGGCTGACCCTGGGAATCGGGCCGAGCCACCGCGAGATCGTCGAGGGCGGGTACGGGCTCTCTTACGACCGCCCGGCGCGGCACGTCCGCGAGTACCTCCAGGCGCTGCGGCCGTTGCTGCGCGGGGAAAGCACCGACTTCCGCGGCGAGACGCTCTCGGTGTCCGGGACGGTCGACGTGCCGGGCGCCGTGCCGCCGCCGGTGCTCGTGTCCGCGCTCGGCCCGGTGCTGCTCGGCATCGCGGGCGAGCTGGCCGATGGCACGGTCACCGTGTGGGCGGGACCGGAAGTGCTGGGCGAGTACGTGGTCCCGAAGATCACCGACGCCGCGAAGCGCGCCGGGCGGCCGGCTCCGCGCGTGGTCGCGTCGGTGATGCTGTCGGTGACGGCGGACCCGGACCGGGTCCGGGCCGACATCCGCGGCCGGTTCGGCGCGGCGGGGGAGTTCGCGAGCTACCGGCGGCTGCTGCGGCAGCAGGGGAAGGCCGGGCTCGAAGACACCGTGGCGGCCGGTGACGAGGACTTCGTGGCCGCCACGGTCGCCCGGTTCGCCGCGGCCGGCGTGACCGACCTGCTGGTCAGCCCGGTCGGCACCGACGAGGAGCGGGAGCGGACGCTGGCGTTCGCCGCCCACCTGCGCTGAGCTTTCACACCGCGGCGAGCCGGCGGAAACGGCTGCCGTGGAAGACCAGGGGCGGGGTCTCCGCCGTGTGCAGGCCGTGGATCCGCAGCAGCGCGATCAGGTGGTCACCGGCGGGCACCTCTTCCTCCAGCGAACATTCGAGCAGAGCGCTCGACCCGGTGATGAACACGCTGCCGTCCGGGCCGGGCTGCCACGGGATGCCGCGGAACCGGTCGCCCCGCGACGACAGCCGGCGGCAGGCGTCGTCCTGTCCCTCGGCCAGGACGCTCAGGCCGAGCCGCCGGTCGCGCAGCCGCGGCCACGTCGACGACGTGCGCTGGATGCACAGCGACACCAGCGGCGGGGCCAGCGAAACCGACGTGAACGAACTCGCGGCCATCCCGTGCGGGACGCCGTCGATGAGGGCGCACACCGCGGTGACACCGGACGGGAAGCAGCCGAACGCTTCGCGCAACCGGCTTTCGGACGTCACGGGCTGCAAGGCGATCATCGGTGGCCTCTCACGATCGGGGGACGCAGGACACTCACTTCCGGGACCGGGCCGTCGAAGCGCTCGACGTCGACGGCCGCGTGCTGGCCCGCGCAGCCCTGCGACAGGCGGGACGACGGGATGTCGGCGGTCAGGACGTTCGGGTTGCCGTGCGCGCACAGCGGGCCGGTCGGGTGGTCCTCGACCGGGTCGAACCAGGCACCGGTCGGGAGCTGGACGACGCCGGGCCGGAGCGCGTCGTCGAGGACCGCGCCCGCCAGGCACGCGCCGCGCGCGTTGAACACCCGGACGACGTCGCCGGTCGCGATGCCGCGGGCCGCCGCGTCGGCCGGGTTCAGCCGGATCCGCTCGCGGCCCGCCACCTTGCCCGCGCGGCTGGTGTCGCCGGCGTCGAGCTGGCTGTGCAGGCGGGTGTGCGGCTGGTTCGCGATCAGCCACAGCGGCCCGGTTTCGCCCGGGGGCAACCAGAC encodes the following:
- a CDS encoding cytochrome P450, encoding MTTLETACPVHDGDPFSRAVLENPLPLHAELRDAGPVVRLPRYDVYAVARHEQVHAALTDWQRFQSAAGVGLANFRTEKPWRPPSLLLEADPPRHDAPRRVLSKVLGPRALRHLRERWLADAEELVGQVLADGPRFDAATALSHAFPLRVFPDAVGIPADGRENLLPYGDHAFNAFGPDNDLVARGAPRVPELSGWVSEQCRREVLAPEGFGAEIWAAGDRGDITHEQAPLIVRSLLTAGVDTTVHALSAVLHAFATHPDQWRRLRENPGLARVAFDEAVRWESPVQTFFRTTTTEVRVGDVRIPGGHKVLMFLAAANRDPRRWSDPDAFDLSRDPSGHVGFGMGLHQCVGQHVARLEAEALLTALARRVTTIELAGTPERHLNNTLRAWRSLPVRVRADRAPA
- a CDS encoding Lsr2 family protein gives rise to the protein MAQKVLVEMLDDIDGTPAAHTIPFSLDGVTYEIDLSDGNAAALRGGLARYIDAARRTGGRKVRVATGQSTASDRERNQQIRAWANTNGYEVSERGRLSSEVIAAYDAAQAQDAEPAKAPRKRAPRKKVAAARK
- a CDS encoding MFS transporter; the encoded protein is MTDRPDGAVGAPPAGRPAKAALAAWIGSALEYYDFFIYGTAAALVFNKIFFPASSPATGTLLALSTFGVGYVSRPLGALLLGHLGDKFGRKRVLLATLLLMGVSTVLVGCLPGYGTLGVAAPILLVALRLLQGLSAGGEQASANSMSLEHAPEHRRAYYTSFTLSGTQAGQILATAVFLPVAALPQEALLSWGWRVPFWLSAVVVLVGYYIRRSLEETPVFQEEVASGEVVKLPLAVLLRDHWADVLRVVVAALIASVSTIFTVYALSYAVNTVGLSKTPMLWVGVLANVAAVVSIPLWAKFSDRFGRKKIFMAGSLGCAILIFPYLGAIAAGSYLWIFVVGIGMFGIVYTATSAVWPSFYGEMFPARVRLSGTAIGTQIGFAISGFLPTIAVGVTGTGHGAWVGVAVFTAALCLVNVIAVATGKETFRVPTARLGLKDPAPERSGTGVPR
- a CDS encoding N-acyl homoserine lactonase family protein, with amino-acid sequence MSGFEVYALCYGRRTGYRGEHFLGHGRDSAEPHPTAYYVWLAVSPEHTVLVDAGIRAERAREVAGLEYVEPGRLLAELGAAPDIVVLTHLHYDHCGTVADFPGARFVVQRSEVDYWTGPWAERIERERWLLDEVALDHLRAGPLDLVDGDAEVVPGLSVHLVGGHTAGMQVVRVETAAGPVVLASDAAHFHENLDDDRPAPLLHSMPGVYGAFDRVRALAGAGPVVPGHDPEVLTRYPPVGDRIVRLSGSSGS
- a CDS encoding TetR/AcrR family transcriptional regulator gives rise to the protein MAAPSPDEVSNVAAKRGPERIRDADRTRAEILDTAAREFAEKGFDGARVDEIAAKTRTTKRMIYYYFTNKDQLFVEVLERAYTVIRSLEQDLDVDHLDPAEAIRQLAGLTFDHHESHPDFVRLVSIENIHRAEHIARSNALSNLANPALDVLTRILERGRAAGQFRDDVDALDVHMAISAFCVFRTANRYTFNAIFDRDMLDPVHRDHHRRMVADMLVSYLTTR
- a CDS encoding shikimate dehydrogenase encodes the protein MSSAVEAIRVHAGRAAPGTLLTGLIGTGIGPSLSPPLHEAEARRLGLELGYARFDLDDHGVPATAVGPMLAAARDAGYRGLNITHPCKQVVLGHLDELSPDAAALAAVNTVVFRDGRSIGHNTDWSGFASGLRTGLPDAPLGSVVVLGAGGAGAAVAYGLLTAGTARIHVFDLDTGRARELAATLAGRFGTGRAAAGTDLSAAVGAADGFVHATPTGMAAHPGLPLPAELLRPGLWVAEVVYRPLETELVRAARAVGARVLDGGRMAVFQAAEAFRLFTGAEPDAGRMLRHLAVLTGNPPLERQPADVLD
- a CDS encoding bifunctional sugar phosphate isomerase/epimerase/4-hydroxyphenylpyruvate dioxygenase family protein, yielding MSSTEPRRSIATVCLSGTLADKLTAAARAGFDGVEIFENDLIASSWSAKEISEHCSELGLSIDLYQPFRDFEAVPPDVLARNLRRAELKFDVMEQLGAGTMLVCSSVSPDAVDDDELAAEQLHLLAERAAARGIRIAYEALAWGRFVNTYEHSWRIVRRAAHPALGLCLDSFHILSRGSDPAAIRTIPGEKLFFLQLADAPRLQMDVLQWSRHHRLFPGQGAFDLTAFTGHVLAAGYRGPLSLEVFNDVFRQADPAPAAVDAMRSLLALQETLGVTDVPPAPELAGHAFVELAVDDVSEPRLAEALSGLGFAETGRHRSKPVRLWQQGDARILLNGNASGPRGSASVGAVAVESADPVGSARRAQRLLAPPLPRDHRAGEADLSAIAAPDGTSVFFCRTGAETGDSWLGDFTVTEPAGPGTGVTKIDHLALAQPFDHFDEAALFYRAVLGLEPEPVTEFAAPFGLVRSRTVADPAGRVRIALQSALLRRGDWAPKVREPQCVALSTGDALASARRMRERGAPLLEIPGNYYDDLDARLAPEPALLAALREQSVLYDRDEHGELLHFFTVVLGGRVFFEVVQRIGAYAGDGAANSPVRMAAHRRQREAGA
- a CDS encoding TetR/AcrR family transcriptional regulator; its protein translation is MRADAVRNRERIVEHAVRLFAERGPDVPMCEIAEAAGLGVGTLYRHFPDRRALAWEIGAGALRDLADFARGAREREETAWAELLAIIGHCATLPLALAKSLTELLPEDETQAELEHTVDSLLADVIVRAQREGTLRADIPLPEAQRLLSTIVCRPGARPDDYLTIVMLDGLRRGPG
- a CDS encoding TIGR03564 family F420-dependent LLM class oxidoreductase; translation: MRIGLYATGQAGLEGIVEDIAAAERLGLDSAFLPQLTAWDALTVAALAGPRVPRIGLGTAVVRTYAQHPLALAGQALTAQAATGGRLTLGIGPSHREIVEGGYGLSYDRPARHVREYLQALRPLLRGESTDFRGETLSVSGTVDVPGAVPPPVLVSALGPVLLGIAGELADGTVTVWAGPEVLGEYVVPKITDAAKRAGRPAPRVVASVMLSVTADPDRVRADIRGRFGAAGEFASYRRLLRQQGKAGLEDTVAAGDEDFVAATVARFAAAGVTDLLVSPVGTDEERERTLAFAAHLR
- a CDS encoding flavin reductase family protein, which produces MIALQPVTSESRLREAFGCFPSGVTAVCALIDGVPHGMAASSFTSVSLAPPLVSLCIQRTSSTWPRLRDRRLGLSVLAEGQDDACRRLSSRGDRFRGIPWQPGPDGSVFITGSSALLECSLEEEVPAGDHLIALLRIHGLHTAETPPLVFHGSRFRRLAAV